The segment CGAACCGGGAACCGTGGGAACGCCGGCTTTTTTAACCGTGTCCTTGGCCACGGCCTTGTCGCCCATCATCGAGATGGTCTTCGACTTAGGTCCGATGAACTTGATGTTACACGATTCGCACTGCTGGGCGAACTTGGCGTTTTCCGACAAAAAGCCGTAACCCGGGTGAATCGCATCCACATCGGCGATCTCGGCGGCGGCAATGATACGGTCCGCACGCAAATAGCTGTCCGCTCCGCGCGGACCGCCAATGCAAATTGCCTCATCCGCCAGCTGGACGTGCAGGGATTGCACGTCGGCCTCGGAGTAAACGGCGAGGGTCTTAATACCGAGCTCGCGACAAGCGCGGACAATGCGGAGGGCGATTTCACCGCGATTGGCGATGAGGATTTTTTGGATCATCAGAAATGTGGGTAATAAATAAACCGCTGATTCGCACTAAAATGCGCCAATATTAATCGGCGAAGTCAGTCACGATCAGCGGTTCGGATGGAGGAGGGACAACGACGAAACTCAGGCGTTCTTAACCTTAAAGAGCTTCTGGCCGTATTCGACGGGCTGGCCGTTTTCGACGAGGACCTCGACGACAACGCCCTTCACCTCGGACTGGATCTCGTTCATGATCTTCATCGCTTCGATGATGCACACCACCGAGTTCTCGACGACCTTGGTGCTGTTTTCCGCGTAGGGCTTACTCTCGGGCGAGCCGGAGCGGTAGAACGTGCCGACCATCGGCGACTTAATGTAAATGATGCTGGCGTCATCCGAAGCGGCGGCCGGCGCGGCGGCAGGGGCCGGAGCGGCGGCGGGTGCAGGTGCGGGAGCGGCGTAAGCCACTTGAGCGGCCGGAGCTTCAGCTACACGGCTGCTGCTGACCACCGGAAGGCCATTGGCACCCCGACGGATCTTCAACTTAAAGCCCTCTTCCTCGACCGCGAATTCGGTCAGTTCGGAGCGCGTCATGAGGTCGATGATTTGTTTGATCTGTTTAAGGTCCAAGGTGTGCTTTGGTTAAGTGAAATTGACGTGACGTTTTCTATCCTGAACGACCACTTTGAAATGGAACCGGCCGGTTTGTGCAATACTTGATTTTAAACCCCAAAATACGCATAAATTGCCCTAAAAACCGCTCCCAACCTCGCTTTTTACGGTGTTTTTATGTGCCCGCCAAAGTCGGCCATGGGGTATGCGCCCCATAAAAAACACCTAAGGGGAAAGCCCGTTTTACCTGCAAAACCAGTCCGATTCCGGCCCCCAAAGGGCGTTTCGGTGAAGAAACGCCCTTTAATCCCCGGCTCAGCCAAAATCCACCGCTTAGCCGACTCGGGTGAGCGCCAAATCGCTCCACTCGCCCATCACGCGGCTGGCGATTTTCCAAGCCGGCACCGTCTGCGCAAACACTGCCCGAACCTTCTCCAATTCGATGGCCAAAATTCCGCTCAAGACCAAGGTCCCGCCGGGGGCCACGGCGCCGACCAACTCGTTGGCAAAGCGCATGAGCACGTCGGCCTGAATGTTCGCCAAAACCACTTCGGCTTGGCGCCCGCCGGCCAAGCCGCTGACCAAGTCGCCGGTAAAGAAGTCCACCGCGCCGGTCAGTTCGTTCATGGCGGCATTCTCCTCGCTCACCCGGACTGCCTCGGCGTCGTTGTCAAAACCCACGATCCGGCCAAATCCGAGCTTGGCGGCCGACAGGGCGAGAATCCCCGAGCCGCAGCCCGCATCAATGACCCGCAACTCACCCACACGCGCGCCGGCCTGATCGGCCAAAACGACCAATCGCTCGCAGCACAACCGGGTCGTCTCGTGGTTACCCGTGCCGAAGGCCAAGCCCGGATCCAGCCAGATAACCACCTCACCTGCTGCCGGTTGAAACGTGGCCCGCTCCCAGACCGGAACCCAATGCAGGCGGCCAAACTGGGACGCCTTAAAGTGCGCCTTGTAACTATCGCGCCAGTCCTGATCGGCCAACTCGCGGAATTCGGGCTCCGCCAGCGCGCCAAAGCCTGCGACGAGCGGCACCAACTCCGCCCACTGTGCCCGACCCACGACGGAGTCGGCAAAAATGCCCACGATCCAGGCCCTCTGGACGATCACGTCTTGCAGCAGGCTCCAGCCCTCGACCCCAAGCTCCTGAAACACCTCGTCGATGGCATCGACCGCTTGGGGGGAAATCTCGGCTTTAATCTCAAACAGACTCATAGTGCGCGCAGACTCCGCGCCGCCCCCGCACGATGCAAACGCATTCTCCGGCGAAGGGGCCTGGCCGGAAAGTGGCCTTGAGCGTGAGCTCAAGGAAGTTGAGACCACCAAAGGGTGGCCAAGCCACCTCGTGCTCACGCACGAAGCCACGCCGAAGTTCACCCCTCAACCCCGATTCGGCTCGGCCGAACGGCCCGCCGCCGCTCACTCGTCGTCGATCTGAATATCCTTATTGCGGTGCCGCGGACAGCCGGCCCGCAACCACCCGGTGATGAACCGGTCGATATCGCCATCCAACACGCCCTGGGTGTCGGACGTGGACACGCCCGTGCGTAAGTCCTTCACCATCTGATAGGGCTGAAGCACGTAACTGCGGATCTGGGCGCCGAAGCCGATCTCGCCCTTGTCGCCATAGAACTTGTCCATCTCCGCGCGCTGCTCGTCCTGCCGCTTTTCGTAGAGGCGGGATTTCAGCACGTTCATCGCGGCCGCCTTGTTCTTAATCTGTGAGCGCTCGT is part of the Opitutus sp. genome and harbors:
- the accB gene encoding acetyl-CoA carboxylase biotin carboxyl carrier protein, which encodes MDLKQIKQIIDLMTRSELTEFAVEEEGFKLKIRRGANGLPVVSSSRVAEAPAAQVAYAAPAPAPAAAPAPAAAPAAASDDASIIYIKSPMVGTFYRSGSPESKPYAENSTKVVENSVVCIIEAMKIMNEIQSEVKGVVVEVLVENGQPVEYGQKLFKVKNA
- a CDS encoding 50S ribosomal protein L11 methyltransferase encodes the protein MSLFEIKAEISPQAVDAIDEVFQELGVEGWSLLQDVIVQRAWIVGIFADSVVGRAQWAELVPLVAGFGALAEPEFRELADQDWRDSYKAHFKASQFGRLHWVPVWERATFQPAAGEVVIWLDPGLAFGTGNHETTRLCCERLVVLADQAGARVGELRVIDAGCGSGILALSAAKLGFGRIVGFDNDAEAVRVSEENAAMNELTGAVDFFTGDLVSGLAGGRQAEVVLANIQADVLMRFANELVGAVAPGGTLVLSGILAIELEKVRAVFAQTVPAWKIASRVMGEWSDLALTRVG